The sequence AGTGATCCTGCAGCAAAAATCGAAAGGTCAACGGCTGAACCCTAGCGTCACGCAATCGTGACCGTTTCGGCGCAGAGCCCTGTCATTCGAAGCCCTCCTGTAACACAACTACAGAGAATACCGAACGATCGCCAGCGATACGAAACGGTTACACGCCAAGTCCGCGAGCCGAACGCCAGCCACCCAAGGCAATACTCGGACACAAGCTTCATCACATTTTGCGGGGAGACGCTCACGAGCGTGGGGCTGACGCTCGTCATGGATCTTGAGCGAAGCCGAAAGGCGCCACGCCGTAATGCAGGATATTAGAGCGGAGATTTTAGGCACGTCGCGAGGGACGGCCCTGAAGGTAAACTGCAATCCCACTGCTCTTAGCGATGAACAAAAAAAAAGACCTGCTCGAATCGAGCAGGTCTCCAAAAGATTAATACGGCCAGTGGCTTAGTAACCGTCTTGATAACCACCGCCACGGCGATCTCCGCCGCCACGACGATCGTTTCCACGGTAGCCGCCACCTCCGCCGCGACGATCTCCGCCGCCACTGCCGCCACGGTAACCACCACCGCCGCCGCCACGTGGACGGTCACCGCCACGGAAGCCACCGCCTCCGCCGCGAGGGGCGCGTGGAGCGCGTGGGGTCGCTTCGCGGACGGAAAGTTCACGTCCGTCGAGCTCTTGCCCGTTCAATCCAGCGATTGCTGCTTGGCCTTCTTCGGCATTGTCCATTGTGATGAACCCAAAACCACGGGAGCGACCGGTTTCGCGGTCAGTGATGATTTTGAGCTGTGAGACCGCGCCGAATTGCTCGAACGCGTCTTGCAGGTCTCCTTCCGATAGCCCGAAGGAGATGTTTCCTACGTATATTTCCATTTATCTGATATTTTGAGCGTCGTATTGAGAATAGGCAGTTTCAAACAGCGACGCTACAACCGGAAAACACCTCGAACCATCAAAAGATGGTCTAACTAAAACGAAGCTAAACAGGCAGCAGAAAATCTGCAAACAAGCGAGCTGAAAAGATGAAGCCCCAAAAACGGTTTCACACCGTTTCACCCCCGTAACAAAACGGGACAGCCACCGCACGCTCCGGAGCCACTTAAAGACGAGCGATTCCCGCTTCCGCAATTCAAAGCAATCCCCCGACCGCCCGATTTCCCCATTCGTCGCCCCCGCCAGCTTCGACTGAGCTACCTCCCTCCCCGCCGCCTGCCCAAGCCGAGACTTTCTCTCACTGAACGCTTGACTCGCTATTGAGACACAGTTTCATCCCGACTCCTGACGACTTGTTGATACTGAGTTTCAAGAACGATTCGAAACGGAGTGTTCGCAGGACCTTTTAACTGACAAAGCCATGACCAAGAACCAGAATTGGAAACGCCTCGCAGCTGCAGGCATCGCTAGCCTCACCGTTTTCGGCAGCTCCCTCGCCGCCCAAGACGAGCTCCCCTCTCGCGAAGAGATGTGGGCGATCATCCAAAAGCAGCAGGAGCAGATCAACGCCCTGCTCGAACGCGTCGACACGACCGAGACCAAGCTGGTCGAGACGGAGCAAGAGATCGAGGTTACCGCCGGCAAGGTGGAAACCACTGCCAGCTTCGTAGAGGGCTACGTTTCCTCCGGCGCTGCATCCGGCGGCAGCGCCTCGGCTGCGGAACGCACCCACCTCGGCGGCTACGGCGAGCTTCACTACAATTTCGGCAAGGCCGACTCCGCCGACTTCCACCGCTGGGTCCTCTTCCTCGACCACGCGTTCAATGACGACATTCGCTTCGTTTCCGAGGTGGAACTGGAGCACTCCATCGCAGGCGACGGCCAACCGGGCGAAATCGAGCTCGAGCAAGCCTACGTCGAGTTCGACCTCAACGACACCGACACCGCCAAGGCAGGAATCTTCCTCGTCCCGGTAGGCATCCTCAACGAGACCCACGAGCCCGCGACCTTCTACGGCGTCGAGCGCAACAACGTTGAGAAGAACATCATCCCTACCACCTGGTGGGAAGGTGGCGTCGCCTACCGCCACACCAACGACTCTGGTTGGGCTTTCGACGCGGCGGCCCACACCGGCCTCTTCGCTCCAACCTCCGGCAGCAAGGCTTTCAACATTCGCAGCGGCCGCCAAAAGGTCGGCTCCGCAGAAGCCTCCGACGGCGCCATCACCACTCGCGCCACCTACTCCGGCACTCCCGGCCTGCAAGTCGGATTCTCCGCCCAGTACCAGACTGACATCGCCCAAGGCACTCTGGCAGAGTCCATCGACGCGACACTGGTTTCCGCTCACGCCGACTACCAACGCGGCGGCTTCGGACTTCGCGCCCTCTACGCTCGCTGGGATCTCGGCGGCGCCGCTCCGGGAATCAACGGAGCGGACGAGCAATTCGGCTACTACATCGAACCGTCCTACCGCTTCGCAACGGAAGCAGGCGACGTCGGCTTCTTCGCTCGCTACAGCGTATACGACAACTACGCCGGCAGCGCCTCCAACACGGAAGACGCCTTCTTCGATATCGGCATGAACTACTGGCCCATCGAGAACGTAGTCTTCAAGTGGGACGTGCAGTTCACCGACTACGCGAACTCCGCCAAGGACGAGGAAATCATCAACATCGGAGTTGGCTACCACTTCTAAGATTTTCGGTAAACACTAGAACAGAAAGCCGAAGGGGATTGCGCCCCTTCGGCTTTTCCGGTCAAAAAGCACACCAATTCCATGAACTTGAATACGCCAAGATTGACCAGCCTCGCCCTCGCCGCCGCGATGGCTTTCGCGTATTCGACTTTTGGCGACACTCCGGACGAGGAAGTTTACCTCGCCCCCGAGAGCTTCGTGGCGGAATCATTCGACGGCGCCTCGCCTAAACCTTCCGTCCTCTGGATCACCAACGAACTCAAGCCCGACATACAAAAGATACTCGGGCACGACTACCCCGCCCTGCGGGTTCGCTACTGGAAAGACAAAGAGCGCACCGCCTGGATCCTCGAAGAGATCGGCAAGGTCAAGCCCATCACCGTCGGTATCGTGGTAGAGGACGGTCGGATCACTCGCTTGAAGGTCCTCATCTACCGCGAGAGCCACGGCTGGGAAGTGAAGCACAGCTTCTTCACCAACCAATTCACCGATGCGGAGCTCACAGAAAAGCTTCGACTCAACAAGAACATCGACGGAATTTCAGGCGCAACCCTGTCCGTCAACGCCCTTAAGCGACTCGGACGGCTCGCCCTGTTCCTGCATCAGCAAGCCCTTCGATGAGTAAAACGCTCCCCAAACAAAAAAAGCGACGCGGTCCCGGACGGGCCTTGCTCCGCCTTCACCGTCGGGTAGGCGTAGCCCTCTCGGCCATCTTCATCCTAATCTGCGTCACCGGCATCCTGCTCAACCATAGCGACGACCTCGACTTCCAAAGCCGCACCGTGGAAGCCGACTGGATCTACGATTGGTACGGTCTCCAGCCCGCCGGAGAGGTCATTCACTACTCGCTCGGCCAGCACAGCCTGGCCTCGCTCGACGGGCAGCTCTTCCTCGATAAAAGGAGCCTCGGCCACTTTCCGCCCCCTATCGGAGCAGCTCCTCTCGAAAACCTGATCGCGGTCGCCTTTCCGAAAAGCATGCTTCTCCTCACGAGAGAGGGGGAAATCATAGAAACGATCCCCCCGGCCTCCCTGCCCGGCGATACCATTTCCCAAATCGTCACCGACGACCAGCGTACCCTGATTATCGATACGGACGCTGGTCCCTACCGGTCCGACGAGTCGATCATCGACTGGTCCCCTATCGCTGAACCCAACCGTAAACTCGAAACCATTGCCGCGAGCCCGGCACCAGACGAACTCACCCAACACCTGCTCCGCGCCTTCCGCGGGGAAGGCATAACTTGGGGACGCGTGCTGCTCGACATCCACACAGGCCGCTTCTTCGGCAGCGCTGGAAAATGGATTGCCGACCTAAGCGGCATCGCCCTCATCCTGCTCACCCTCACCGGCGTTTTCTATACCATGAGGTACCTGAAGAAGGCCCGCGAACGTTCCTTGTCCCGATAACGCCATGACACCTACCCGCCGCCGCTTCATCAAGATCGCCGCCGTTCAATCCGCTGCCCTTGCCGCAGCCAGCCAAGCGAGCGTGTTCGGTACGGCCCATTCGAAAGCCCTGCACCCTTGGAGAGGGATCGTACTCGGAGCCGAGGCCAGCATCCAGCTGAATTGCGACAGCGAAAAGAGAGCCAAACGAGTCCTCAAGACCTGCGTATCCGAAATCCAACGACTGGAAACGATCTTCAGCCTCTACGACGAACGCTCCAGCCTATCCCAGCTCAATAAAGAGAAACGACTCAAGCAAGCCCCTGCCGAACTTCTCGAGCTCCTTCGATTCGCCCAAGAATTCGGAGCCCAGAGCCAAGGCATCTTCGACGTTACCATCCAACCCGTAATTCAGGCCTATCGCGAGCACTTCGCCCGCCACGACTCCGGCCTTCCCGCTAACCTTTCTCAAGCGCTCAAGTCGGTCGACTACCGCAAGATCCGTATCACAGCCGACACCATAGAAATCCCGGCTACCGTATCCATCACGCTGAACGGCGTCGCCCAAGGATACATTACAGATAAGATAGCGGCCTTGCTGCGAGAGGAAGGCTTCGGCCACACCCTTATCGACCTCGGAGAAAAACGCGCCTTGGATTCTCATCCAAGCGGCCGCAACTGGCAGCTCGGACTCGCGAACGGTTTCGGCATACACGACGTGGCAGAGCTCAACAATCAAGCGCTGTCCTCATCCGGCGGATACGGAACGACTTTCGACAAAAGCGGACAGCACCATCACTTGATCGACCCCCGCAACGGCCTTTCGGCCAACCACCACGCTTCCGTTCACGTGCTTGCGAGCGACGCAACCCTCGCCGACGCGCTGTCCACCGCCCTCGCTACCTGCAGCCGAGAGGAGGCTAAGCAGCTGGAGGCCAAGTTCCCAGCAGCGACCGTATTCAGGTCCTGAAGGCGGAACGCCCTCTTATCTGTTAGGTAAAAAACACTTCGAGCCCGGCTCGATTCGCTGCAGCCTGACTCTTGGCTAACCCGTAAAGCGATTCAAAGAATCCTTGAACCGGCACCGCGCTTTGCACACTCACTCCTACTGATGCTACTTCCTATCCTTGCACTCGTAATCGGCCTCGTCGCCCTCATTTGGAGCGCCGACCGCTTCATTGACGGAGCCTCCGGCGTGGCAGGACACTTCGGCATGCCGCCCCTCCTCATCGGCATCCTCATCGTCGGCTTCGGCACCTCCGCCCCCGAACTCATCGTCTCCGCCATCGCCGCCGCCCAAAACAATCCCGGGCTCGCTCTCGGCAACGCCTTCGGCTCCAACATCGCCAACATCGCCCTCATTCTCGGAATCACCACCCTGGTGGTGCCCATCACCGTACGCTCCAGCATCCTGAAGAAGGAGCTGCCCATCCTTTCCGCCGCCACCGTGCTCGTCGGCTACCTCGTCTGGAACCTCGATATCTCCCGCCTCGACGGGATCGTCATGCTGATCGTCTTTGCCGCCATCATGGCATGGACCACCTACGAGGGCATGAAGGGAGAGAGCGACATCCTGGCCGAAGAATTCACCGAAGAGCTGCAAAGCAAGAAAACCTCGCTCGGCATGTCCTTCTTTTGGTTGTTCCTTGGACTGGCCATCCTTCTGGCCAGCTCGCGCTCCATGGTCTGGGGCGCCGTCGAAATAGCCACCTTGCTCGGGGTGAGCGATCTCGTGATCGGATTGACCATCGTCGCCGTCGGCACCTCCCTCCCAGAGCTTGCCTCCTCCATCGCCGCTGCCCGCAAAGGGGAACACGACATCGTGATCGGCAACATAATCGGCTCCAACATGTTCAACACCCTCGCGGTCGTGGGGATTGCCGCCGTGATCAGCCCTTTCGAAACCGTTTCCGAGGTCCTCAGCCGCGACTTGCCCAGCGTCGCCGGCCTCACCCTTGCCCTGTTCCTGATTTGTTTCCGCAAAGGAGGCTCCGGCCGCGTCACTCGACTCGAGGGTGGCCTGCTCGTCATCGCCTT comes from Pelagicoccus enzymogenes and encodes:
- a CDS encoding PepSY-associated TM helix domain-containing protein, whose protein sequence is MSKTLPKQKKRRGPGRALLRLHRRVGVALSAIFILICVTGILLNHSDDLDFQSRTVEADWIYDWYGLQPAGEVIHYSLGQHSLASLDGQLFLDKRSLGHFPPPIGAAPLENLIAVAFPKSMLLLTREGEIIETIPPASLPGDTISQIVTDDQRTLIIDTDAGPYRSDESIIDWSPIAEPNRKLETIAASPAPDELTQHLLRAFRGEGITWGRVLLDIHTGRFFGSAGKWIADLSGIALILLTLTGVFYTMRYLKKARERSLSR
- a CDS encoding porin, with product MTKNQNWKRLAAAGIASLTVFGSSLAAQDELPSREEMWAIIQKQQEQINALLERVDTTETKLVETEQEIEVTAGKVETTASFVEGYVSSGAASGGSASAAERTHLGGYGELHYNFGKADSADFHRWVLFLDHAFNDDIRFVSEVELEHSIAGDGQPGEIELEQAYVEFDLNDTDTAKAGIFLVPVGILNETHEPATFYGVERNNVEKNIIPTTWWEGGVAYRHTNDSGWAFDAAAHTGLFAPTSGSKAFNIRSGRQKVGSAEASDGAITTRATYSGTPGLQVGFSAQYQTDIAQGTLAESIDATLVSAHADYQRGGFGLRALYARWDLGGAAPGINGADEQFGYYIEPSYRFATEAGDVGFFARYSVYDNYAGSASNTEDAFFDIGMNYWPIENVVFKWDVQFTDYANSAKDEEIINIGVGYHF
- a CDS encoding calcium/sodium antiporter, producing the protein MLLPILALVIGLVALIWSADRFIDGASGVAGHFGMPPLLIGILIVGFGTSAPELIVSAIAAAQNNPGLALGNAFGSNIANIALILGITTLVVPITVRSSILKKELPILSAATVLVGYLVWNLDISRLDGIVMLIVFAAIMAWTTYEGMKGESDILAEEFTEELQSKKTSLGMSFFWLFLGLAILLASSRSMVWGAVEIATLLGVSDLVIGLTIVAVGTSLPELASSIAAARKGEHDIVIGNIIGSNMFNTLAVVGIAAVISPFETVSEVLSRDLPSVAGLTLALFLICFRKGGSGRVTRLEGGLLVIAFAAYNSWVFLS
- a CDS encoding RNA recognition motif domain-containing protein, translating into MEIYVGNISFGLSEGDLQDAFEQFGAVSQLKIITDRETGRSRGFGFITMDNAEEGQAAIAGLNGQELDGRELSVREATPRAPRAPRGGGGGFRGGDRPRGGGGGGYRGGSGGGDRRGGGGGYRGNDRRGGGDRRGGGYQDGY
- a CDS encoding FAD:protein FMN transferase, coding for MTPTRRRFIKIAAVQSAALAAASQASVFGTAHSKALHPWRGIVLGAEASIQLNCDSEKRAKRVLKTCVSEIQRLETIFSLYDERSSLSQLNKEKRLKQAPAELLELLRFAQEFGAQSQGIFDVTIQPVIQAYREHFARHDSGLPANLSQALKSVDYRKIRITADTIEIPATVSITLNGVAQGYITDKIAALLREEGFGHTLIDLGEKRALDSHPSGRNWQLGLANGFGIHDVAELNNQALSSSGGYGTTFDKSGQHHHLIDPRNGLSANHHASVHVLASDATLADALSTALATCSREEAKQLEAKFPAATVFRS
- a CDS encoding FMN-binding protein; amino-acid sequence: MNLNTPRLTSLALAAAMAFAYSTFGDTPDEEVYLAPESFVAESFDGASPKPSVLWITNELKPDIQKILGHDYPALRVRYWKDKERTAWILEEIGKVKPITVGIVVEDGRITRLKVLIYRESHGWEVKHSFFTNQFTDAELTEKLRLNKNIDGISGATLSVNALKRLGRLALFLHQQALR